The following coding sequences are from one Catharus ustulatus isolate bCatUst1 chromosome 30, bCatUst1.pri.v2, whole genome shotgun sequence window:
- the LOC117008603 gene encoding atypical chemokine receptor 1-like, which translates to MWNLPDAPHPQTPSTLETQGSLDLEEIMGDFSYNNTDINDIDANYTFSDYDAAPCHNHFCPLFVRVAPPFLATTCVAAALATGALLVALAKHPQAWRWPQGRALVAQLALGTALFAALLPALAAGIARGWHLGTGPCRLTHLLWHWSLFAQALLLASASCGTAWARWDPRSRRLAVALWAGALLLATPAALASGVVAGTSCVRRSVDILDPAYLLHLSLSLCLLLLLPAGLLLAALAVPSLRASWAAGAGLTWLFLGLWVPYGAGLIGDFLLQAGLVEHTCGSFQHFDFALGLSEGLGVLHCSLGPLVLLLAWRCRRLPSSGGCTAEPNRATAPDLDSRH; encoded by the coding sequence atgtggAACCTGCCTGATGCCCCTCACCCGCAGACCCCCAGCACCCTGGAGACCCAGGGCTCCCTGGACCTGGAGGAAATCATGGGCGACTTCTCCTACAACAACACTGACATCAACGACATTGACGCCAACTACACCTTCTCGGACTACGACGCCGCACCCTGCCACAACCACTTCTGTCCCCTCTTCGTGCGCGTGGCCCCTCCTTTCCTGGCCACCACCTGCGTCGCGGCCGCGCTGGCCACTGGTGCGCTGCTGGTAGCCCTGGCCAAGCATCCCCAGGCGTGGCGGTGGCCGCAGGGCCGGGCgctggtggcacagctggcactgggcacGGCGCTGTTCGCCGCGCTGCTGCCGGCGCTGGCCGCGGGCATCGCCCGGGGCTGGCACCTGGGCACGGGGCCGTGTCGCCTCACGCACCTGCTGTGGCACTGGAGCCTGTTCGCCCAggcgctgctgctggccagcGCCTCCTGCGGCACCGCCTGGGCTCGCTGGGacccgcggagccgccgcctGGCCGTGGCTCTGTGGGCAGGGGCGCTGCTCTTGGCCACGCCGGCGGCTCTGGCCAGTGGGGTGGTGGCGGGCACCAGCTGTGTCCGGCGCAGCGTGGACATCCTGGACCCGGCGTACCTGCTGCACCTGAGCCTgagcctctgcctgctgctgctgctccccgcggggctgctgctggccgcGCTGGCCGTGCCGAGCCTCAGGGCGAGCTGGGCGGCCGGAGCCGGGCTCACCTGGCTCttcctggggctctgggtgccCTACGGAGCGGGGCTGATCGGGGACTTCCTGCTGCAGGCCGGGCTGGTGGAGCACACCTGCGGCTCCTTCCAGCACTTCGACTTCGCCTTGGGGCTGagcgaggggctgggggtgctgcactgcagcctCGGGccgctggtgctgctgctcgccTGGCGCTGCCGGCGGCTGCCGAGCTCCGGGGGCTGCACTGCGGAGCCGAACAGAGCCACGGCACCGGACTTGGACTCTCGGCACTGA
- the APCS gene encoding serum amyloid P-component: MGHLQLWLPVLAGLAGIMAQEGRGDTEVGKQEPAQGGAGPEGTRQQLWHHSRSAGLEDAGAGSHPGGTVREGCATPQPVTTSPLLSPDLYRKVFVFRKDPSDAYVVLRARLEQPLHNFTVCLRSYTDLSRPHSLFSYATKAHDNEILLFKPKPEEYRFYVGDKFVTFRVPDSRRDWEHVCASWESATGIAEFWLNGKPWPRKGLQRGYTVGATAAILLGQEQDSFGGGFDLYNSFSGELTDVYLWDTGLSPEKMRAAFLSLRLPPALLAWSSLSYEVKGDVVVKPRLREALVV; the protein is encoded by the coding sequence ATGGgccacctgcagctctggctgcccgTCCTGGCCGGGCTCGCGGGGATCATGGCCCAGGAAGGTAGGGGGGACACCGAGGTGGGGAaacaggagccagcacagggcGGGGCAGGTCCAGAGGGGACGcggcagcagctctggcatcACTCTCGGTCAGCGGGGCTGGaagatgctggagcagggagtcACCCCGGGGGCACAGTAAGAGAGGGCTGTGCGACACCCCAACCTGTCACCACGTCCCCTCTGTTGTCCCCAGACCTGTACCGAAAGGTGTTCGTGTTCCGGAAGGATCCCAGCGACGCCTACGTGGTGCTGCGGGCAcggctggagcagcccctgcacaACTTCACCGTGTGCCTGCGCTCCTACACCGACCTCAGCCGGCCCCACAGCCTCTTCTCGTACGCCACCAAAGCCCACGACAACGAGATCCTGCTCTTCAAGCCCAAACCCGAGGAATACCGGTTTTACGTGGGCGACAAGTTCGTCACCTTCCGTGTCCCCGATAGCcgcagggactgggagcacgTCTGTGCCAGCTGGGAATCCGCCACCGGCATCGCTGAGTTCTGGCTCAACGGGAAGCCCTGGCCGaggaaggggctgcagaggggctaCACGGTAGGAGCCACGGCTGccatcctgctgggacaggagcaggacagcTTTGGGGGCGGCTTCGACCTCTACAACTCCTTCTCGGGGGAGCTGACCGATGTCTACCTGTGGGACACGGGGCTGTCCCCGGAGAAGATGCGCGCAGCCTTCCTGTCCCTGCGCCTGCCgcccgccctgctggcctggagcagcctcagctACGAGGTGAAGGGAGATGTGGTGGTGAAACCCCGGCTCCGGGAGGCGCTGGTGGTCTGA
- the LOC117008932 gene encoding mucosal pentraxin-like, whose translation MEGLWLCLFILAAFLGPAAPQETMKAELWAQPPAPTMYHQLMLICEVTGDRGPQEFLWEKQGSPVPLQKGPDSILLIPSFNTTHVGTYTCTVTSTQGRAVATYTLWTNDLTSSVFVFPQESQTAHVQVTLELQLPLNNFTVCLRSFTDLTRPYSLFSYASKKQSNEILLFKPKPGQYELVVGNKPLVFTVPISLGESEHICFSWESSTGIVGFWFNGKPWPRKGLQKGYTVGVPAYIVLGQDQDSFGGGFDAQQSFVGEISSVYMWDTGISNLGVRSAMYDSPDQTPIFGWRNFPYKIVGEVYLKP comes from the exons ATGGAGGGGTTGTGGCTCTGCCTCTTCATCCTCGCTGCCTTCcttggccccgcggccccgcaaG aaACAATGAAGGCcgagctctgggcacagccgCCGGCACCCACCATGTACCACCAGCTGATGCTGATCTGCGAAGTCACCGGAGACCGCGG CCCCCAGGAGTTCCTGTGGGAGAAGCAAGGAAGCCCAGTTCCCCTGCAAAAAGGCCCCGACAGCATCCTGCTCATCCCCTCCTTCAACACCACCCACGTGGGCACCTACACCTGCACGGTGaccagcacccagggcagggctgtggccaCCTACACCCTGTGGACAAACG ACCTGACGAGCTCGGTGTTCGTGTTCCCCCAAGAGTCCCAAACCGCCCACGTGCAGGTGacactggagctgcagctgcccctgaaCAATTTCACCGTGTGCCTGAGATCCTTCACCGACCTCACACGGCCCTACAGCCTCTTCTCCTACGCCAGCAAAAAACAGAGCAATGAGATCCTCCTCTTCAAGCCCAAACCCGGCCAGTATGAGCTTGTTGTGGGGAACAAACCCTTGGTCTTCACAGTGCCCATAAGTCTGGGGGAGAGTGAGCACATCTGCTTCAGCTGGGAATCCTCCACCGGCATCGTGGGGTTCTGGTTCAACGGGAAGCCCTGGCCGAGGAAGGGGCTGCAGAAGGGCTACACGGTGGGAGTGCCGGCCTACATCGTGCTGGGACAGGACCAGGACAGCTTTGGAGGCGGTTTTGATGCCCAGCAGTCCTTTGTAGGGGAGATTTCGTCCGTGTACATGTGGGACACGGGGATCTCCAACTTGGGGGTGAGGTCGGCCATGTACGACAGTCCCGACCAAACCCCCATCTTTGGCTGGAGGAACTTTCCCTACAAGATTGTGGGTGAGGTGTACCTGAAGCCCTGA
- the DUSP23 gene encoding dual specificity protein phosphatase 23 isoform X1 yields the protein MGASKPPNFSWVVEGRLAGLAMPREPGHYRYLREHGVRHLVSLTERAPPHHGCCPQIQLHRLRVPDFTPPSPEQIQSFLQIVEEANGRGEAVAVHCMLGHGRTGTLLACYLCKERHLAAGDAIREIRRLRPGSIETAEQEQAVIRFCQCLHTGERGEET from the exons ATGGGTGCATCTAAGCCCCCCAACTTCTCGTGGGTGGTCGAGGGCCGGCTGGCGGGGCTGGCGATGCCGCGGGAGCCGGGGCACTACCGGTACCTGCGGGAGCACGGAGTGCGGCACCTCGTGTCCCTGACCGAGCGGGCCCCGCCCCACCACggctgctgtccccaaatccagctccaCCGGCTCCGAGTGCCCGACTTCACCCCCCCGAGCCCCGAGCAGATCCAGAGCTTCCTGCAGATCGTGGAGGAGGCCAATGGCCGCGGGGAG gctgtggcagtTCACTGCATGCTGGGCCACGGCCGGACAGGCACCCTGCTGGCCTGTTACCTGTGCAAGGAGCGGCACCTGGCCGCCGGTGACGCCATCCGCGAGATCCGGCGCCTCCGGCCCGGCTCCATCGAGACTGcggagcaggagcaggctgtgatCCGCTTCTGCCAGTGCCTGCA CACTGGGGAGCGTGGTGAGGAGACCTGA
- the DUSP23 gene encoding dual specificity protein phosphatase 23 isoform X2, which translates to MGASKPPNFSWVVEGRLAGLAMPREPGHYRYLREHGVRHLVSLTERAPPHHGCCPQIQLHRLRVPDFTPPSPEQIQSFLQIVEEANGRGEAVAVHCMLGHGRTGTLLACYLCKERHLAAGDAIREIRRLRPGSIETAEQEQAVIRFCQCLQ; encoded by the exons ATGGGTGCATCTAAGCCCCCCAACTTCTCGTGGGTGGTCGAGGGCCGGCTGGCGGGGCTGGCGATGCCGCGGGAGCCGGGGCACTACCGGTACCTGCGGGAGCACGGAGTGCGGCACCTCGTGTCCCTGACCGAGCGGGCCCCGCCCCACCACggctgctgtccccaaatccagctccaCCGGCTCCGAGTGCCCGACTTCACCCCCCCGAGCCCCGAGCAGATCCAGAGCTTCCTGCAGATCGTGGAGGAGGCCAATGGCCGCGGGGAG gctgtggcagtTCACTGCATGCTGGGCCACGGCCGGACAGGCACCCTGCTGGCCTGTTACCTGTGCAAGGAGCGGCACCTGGCCGCCGGTGACGCCATCCGCGAGATCCGGCGCCTCCGGCCCGGCTCCATCGAGACTGcggagcaggagcaggctgtgatCCGCTTCTGCCAGTGCCTGCAGTAG